Within the Clostridium scatologenes genome, the region TTCCAACTATATCTAAAATATCATCCTTTATTTGAAAAGCAAGTCCAAGCTTTTGTCCATAGTAATCTAAATTTTCTATATCTCTTTTTGGAGCTTCACCTAATACTGCTCCTGCTATTATAGATGCTTTTATAACAGCTCCTGTTTTCTTGCTGTGCATGTAATATAATTGATCGATTGGTATCTTAGTATTTTCACTTAATATATCAACAGTTTGACCTCCAACCATACCTTCAGCTCCTGCACTTTCAGCAATAATACTGCATGCTTTTATAAAATTGTACTGACCATTCATACAACTTTTTAGCATTGTACTCATACCTTCATTTAAAAGTCCATCTCCTGCAAGAACTGCCACTGCCTCTCCAAATACTTTATGATTTGTAGGTTTCCCTCTTCTTAAATCGTCATTGTCCATACATGGCAAATCATCATGGATTAATGAGTAAGTATGAATCATTTCTACAGCTGAAGCTATGGGCAAAACTTTTTCAAAATCATCTTTATAAAGCATATAGGTAAGTAGTAAAAGTAAAGGTCTTATTCTCTTTCCTCCAGCACCTAAACTATATTCCATAGCTTCATAAACTTTCTTATTATAACTTCCTTTGTCCTTAAAATAATTCCCCAAATAATTTTCAATGCTATTTCTCAAATGTTCTATTGATATTTCTTTCTCCATATCACATTCCCCATTCTTAATTGTTAATAAAATCTAATTTTCTACTTTAAAATCCTTTTCCCCTGCTTCTGTGAAAAGCTTTATTTTTCCTTCTGCTTCACTTAAAATTTTATATAATTTGTTTGTAAGCTTTACACCTTCTTCATATTTTTTCATGCTTTCTTCTAAAGATAAACTTCCTGTATCCATTTCGTTAACTATTTCCTCTAGCTTTTTTACCATAGCTTCATAAGATTCATTTTTTCTGGGCACAAGATCACCTTCACTCTCAAATTTCTATAATTAATTTTTAATATTTAAGTAAAACTCTTCACTTCCATCTTTTAAAGTAATTTTAACCTTATCTAATTTTCTTAAATTTTGTATGGTATTTACAACACCTATTTTCTCATTTTCAATAATAGCATACCCTTTATTTAGTATATTCATTGGATTATGTGCTGTAAGTAAAGAATTAGCCTTAATAAGTTTTTCTTTTTCCTTTTCTAACCTTGTTCTTATCTTTATATTCATTAATTCCTTTAATCTATCAATGTTATTATATTCATTTACTATATATGAATAAGGACTATTAACATCTAAACTTCTTTTAAGCAATTCTAAAGAATTCCTTTTTTCCTTTAATATAAAATCTATTAAATTGTTTAAATTGTTTTTATAAGAAATAACTTTACTTTGCAAATCCTCCAAGTTAAATACTGCTAATTCAGCCGCAGCTGAAGGTGTTGGTGCTCTTCTATCACTAACAAAATCTGCTATAGTATAATCAGTTTCATGTCCTACTCCTGTTATTATAACTTTTTTTGAATTATATATTGAATATGCTAGTTTTTCATCATTAAAGCACCATAGTTCTTCTATGGAACCTCCACCTCTTGCTAATATAATAATATCTATATCATTAACTTTGTTTAAGTACTCTATAGCCTTTATTATACTTTCACTAGCATTCATTCCTTGAACTAGAACAGGATATATTAAAAGTTCTGTAGTACTATTTCTTCTTTTTGCCACATTAATTATATCTCTTACAGCCGCACCAGTAGGCGAAGTTATTACTCCAATTTTTCTAGCATAAGAAGGTATTTTCTTCTTATGTGTTACTTCAAATAATCCTTGATTTTGAAGTTTACTCTTCAGCTTCTCAAAAGCCATATAAAGCTCTCCAACACCATCTGGCTCTATATCGTTACAGTATACTTGATATGCTCCATCCTTCTCATAAACAGAAACTCTTCCTTTAACTACAACTTTCATTCCATTTTCAGGCATAAACTTCAAATTTTTTGCCGAACTTCTAAACATAACACAATTTATTTTGCTGTATTCATCCTTTATAGAAAAATATATATGTCCACTACTATGAAGTTTAAAATTAGATATTTCTCCTTTTACATTGGAGTTTCCTAATATAAAATCATTGTCCACTAATTTTTTTATGTAACCATTTAACTCAGATACAGTTAAAGTTTTAATATACATTATTATTCACCTTTACAAATTAGACATTGAAAACTCAGTTCAATGTCTAAATCTTAATTATTTTTCCTTAATCATGCTGCCTAAGACTCCATTTATAAATGCTGCAGACTTATCTCCTGAATATCTTTTAGCTAACTCAATAGCTTCATTTATGGATACACTTTTAGGAATATTTTCTTCATATAAAAACTCATAAGTACATACTCTTAATATAGCTGTATCTAACTTAGATAACCTGTTAAGCTTCCAATTAATAAGATGATTTTCAATCTCATTATCTATAGCTTCCTTATTTTCTTGTACTCCTTTAAGAACTCTTATTACATATTCCATATCTATATCTTTTAGGTCAATATTTTCAGGGTCTATCTCATTTTTAACTTCAATACCTGTAATTTGCAACTCACTTTTGTCTAACTCTATATTTTCTTTCAAGTTTACTATAACATCCTTGAAATCTTCCTTATTTATAGTCATTTGAAACAATAGCTTCATAACTAGTTCTCTTGATTTTCTTCTGTTCATTTCTTCCTCCTAATTTTGCCAGATAATATTCTATTATTAATTATTCTCAGTTTAGATATAATTATACTTAAAGTATTTATGTAGTTCAAGTGTACTAGCATAAATATTTACTAAAACATGGAAACACCCTCTGAATTCAGAGGGTGTAAATACTATTCTTCAATATCTTCTACAGAATCTTCTACCTTTGGTATCATAACATTTTGAACATGTATATTTACCGCTGAAACGCTAAGTCCAGTCATGGATTCAACAGCTTTTTTTACATTATCTTGTACTTCTAATGCAACATCAGGTATTCTTATACCATATTCTACTACTACATATAAATCAATAGCTGCACTACTTTCTCCAACGCTTACTTTAACACCCTTTGACAGGTTTTTCTTTCCACTTAATATCTGAGTTATCCCACCTACAAGGCTAGCACTCATTCCTACTATTCCTTTTACTTCTGTAGTTGCTAATCCTGCAATTACACCAACTACTTCATCGGATATTTTAACAATACCTAAGTCGATTTCATTTTTAACATTATCTTCCATTGGCAATACCCCCTAGTTCTTGACGTAAATCAAAAATCTTATTTATATTATACCAAATAGATTTATCTTTTACAAACACAGAATTTTTATACTAAAAAAATAGAGAATTAAGAAATTTCCATCCTATATTCTCTATAATAAATTTTTATTTTATTTAGTTTCAATTTCCACTTCCTGTATTTTTGCTATTCCCATAACTACATTTTTCATATCTCTTGTATCTTTATCCGTTAGTTTGTCCTTTGCTTTTACTACTAATCTAACTTTATTTCCTTCTATAGAACATAATACATCTTCATATCCTTTACTCTTAAGAGTGGTTTCTATTTTAGATTCATAGTTAGTGTTCATAGCTAAATCTGTATATTTTTTAGAAGCATCATTCTTTTTGTCACTACTAACATTTTTATCATCGATAAAAGTCTTTAATGTCTGTAATGTTTGAGCGTTTTTGTTATCTCTTGTTATTTTTGCTTCTTCAAAGAATTCAGATTTATTATCTTTACTACTACTATTATTTAGTGATACTGTACTTTTTCCACCACTACTATCTCCCCCATTTACGTATAAAGGATTATTAAGCTTTGTAGCAAGCACTCCAGCACAAACAATAAGCGCTAGAAGAGCAACAATAATTACAGCTTGTTTTTTATTCATTATTAATTCCCCCCATCTACCTTTCTAAAAAATTATATGCTTTAAAATTTTTATATATACTATTTTTTCATAGGATAAACATTAACTTTATCTTCAGATATATTAAATAAGTTAACCACAGCTTTTGTTATTCTGAGTTCAGTAAGCTTATTTTCAGATCCTTCTGCCACAACACAAACTCCTGAAACCTTTGGTTTGTATGTTTTAACTATAAGAGGTTTGGATTTACTTCCATCATTAGTTATAACCACTGTGCTACCATTATTTTTTTGAGTTGAATTTCTTACTCCACCTTCATTGTCCTTTTCTTCTGTAGTATTTGTAGAATCACTTACATTAACTGCTGGAACTTGCTCCTCTCCACTTTCAAAACTAACCATAACATCTACTTTACCTACACCCTCAATTTTTTCTAAAGTACCTTTAAGTTTATCTTGAACTTCATTTTCATATTGCTGCTGATCTGTATTTTGTTCTTCTGTTTTTTGTTGTTCTTTAGTTGTCTTTGTATTATTTTTATCTTGTGCACTTATCTGTGTATTTGAAGTCTTAAAAAAACTAATGCTTATAAGAATTAATATTCCTACTAAAAAAACTATAAATAAATTGACTCTGTTATTTTTGTCATTAAGATAACCATTTTTTTCTTCATCCCCTTGCTTTTGAAACAACTTTTTTAAATCTTTTAAACTCATAGTTTACCTCCTTATTTCATAGTTTGTGTACCTTTATTATGTCTTTAGAAACATTTAGTTCCTTGCTTAAATATGTTGTAATATTTAAGCTTTTTTCATCATTTACGCTATCTTGATTATTAACTACTTTACTGCTTGTTCCTATTTTAATTTTTTTAATTTTTTCCACAGTACCCTCTTTTATACCTACATTAATATCTTTTATTTCAACTTTTTCTTTTTCTTTATCATAACTTGCATCTACTTGAACTTTATAATTACTATCTGGATACTTTTCTTTTAATTTTTTTTCACAGCTATCTTGTAAATTTAATTTAAAAGCTTCCAAAGTACTATTTATACTTTTTTCCTTGTATTTGTTAAAATCATCATTAAATTTACTATTATTATCTATACACTGCGCTGCATTACTTGTATAGGTATTTATATCAAAATTTTTATCAAATAGCTTTATTATTGGATTTATAAAAACCGTAATTAAAATTAATCCTAATACAAATTTTGCATACTTTTTCAAACTATTATTTGGTAAAATAATTTCTACAGCTGTAATAAAAAACACTGCTGTACAAATGGTTATAATCCATGATTTTAGTGATTGAATCAACTTTTATCACCTTCTTCTAAAGTTTTTTAATTTATGTTCCCATCATAACTTTTCCAGCTGATGCAATAATAGCTACCATTATGAAAAACATAACTGAAACACTTATAAGACAAGAAGCTATAAGTATCAAAGAATCACCTGCAGAAGTTATACAATTTACAAGCCTGCTATCACTAATGGGCTCTATTAAAGCTGCTGTGAGTTTATACATAAATGCCATGATTAAAATTTTTAACACTGGAAAAAGCATTATTATAATGATTATAATTAATCCCAAGCTGCTTAAAGCATTTTTCAATAATATAGAATAGCCAGCTACAGTTGATATAGCATCAGAAAGACTCTTTCCAACAATAGGTACAAAATTATCTACTGCAAACTTTGCCGTCCTAGCTGTAACCTCATCAATAGTTTTAGAAGTAATTCCCCTTATAGTAATTATCCCTATAAAGACTGTCATTATAATTCCTTGTGACCACAATGTGACCTGATTTAATAATTTAGTAAGTTTATCTATTTTATATTCATTGGACATATTATTTACAAATTGAAGTACAAATGCCATACATATTACAGGAATTATTATATTCATAAATAAATTTGCGCTTATTGTTATTGTACCTATAATTACTGGATCCATTACTGCTGCTTCTACAAATCCCCCAACACTTGCAATTAACATTATTAGTACTGGAATAAGTGCTGTCATAAAATCTGTCATTTCCTTTATTGTTGTTCTTGCAATATCTACTCCCATATAAAAGCTTTTTGCCATTATTATTATTAAAAGAGAGTAACACGCAAAATATGCTATATTAGATAAATCTTCACTGCTGAATGCCTTTTGAAGATTTGTAAGCAGTGCACAAATTAAAGCTATTGCAACTAAAACAGCAAGAAGCTTTAAAGAAGCAATTACTTCTCTAAACAGATAACTACCAGCTGCATTTAAAACCTTTTTAGTTGATATTTTTCCATCGCCTGTTTTTATAAAACTCTTTACATATTCCTTTATATCCACATCTTTTAATACTTCATATTTAGTTTTCATATTGGACATATAATTGTATAATTGTTCAACTTCTTCACTTTGACTTTGATTTTTCAAACTTTCTGAATAATTATTATTTTCAGCTGCTTGTACATTAAAAGACATAGTAAAAATTATAAATAAAACACATATAATTTTCTTCATAATAAACACCTACATAATTTTTAATATTGACTGTAATACAGCCATAAGTATAGGAATTGCCAGTGCTAAAATTAAAATCTTACCGGCAAATTCAACCTTTGTGCCTATATTGCCTTGACCTGCATCTTTGCATATTTCACTGCAAAAGGAAGCAAGATAAGCAATCCCCAATATTTTAAATACGGTAATTAGATATACAAAATCTATATTGGACTTAGCTGATAATTCTTGAATAAACTGCAATATAGACGTAATCTTTGTTATCATAAATAGAAAAATAAGTATTCCTACTGCCATACTTACATATATTGCCAAATCGCTTCTTCTATTTTCAAAAATCATTACTATAAAAAGAGATATAAAGGCAAATGTAACTATCTTTATTATCTCCATAGCTTCCTCCTTTCGTTTTAAACACTGGGTGATTTTGCTTGTTCTTAATATCAAAATTACCCGTTAAAATCCATTTAATCTTTTAACCTCCTAAAGTTGAAACATTGTTCTCACTGTAGTAAATAGTTTATTAACTAAATTTATCACCATCATAAGCACTATTAATATACCAGCCAAATTTGCTACTACAGCATAGTCCCCTTTGCCACTTGACTCCAAAACTTTATCTATAATTATTATTACTATTCCTACACCTGCAATTTTGAATATTAAGCTTATGTCTAGCATTTTTAACCCCTCCCTTTTCAAGTAAAGAATATTTACTAATCTAAATTAGCATTATAACCACCATAGCTCCTAATGAAAATCCTAGGTATCTGCACATCTTTACATTTTTATTCATGGAAATTTCAGAATTTTCAATTTGTTTCTTTAAACTACCAAGTGTTAGTGAAAACATTCTTTTTTCTCCATCTATATCACATTCTCCAAGAGTCTTAGCTAAATCTAGTATTACATTTAAATCTTCTTTATTTAAATTTAAAACTTCTTTTTTATCATTAAAAACTTTACAAAATGCATCATATGCACTATCAACAGCATTAGAAAATAATAAACTTGAAATTTCTTCAAATATGCTTTTTATAGGATATTTGCTCTTTTCAGCTATATTAGAAATAGCTTCTGGTAACGGAGTAAACGTATAAATCATATCGTTCTGAAGTTGATTAATGCATCTTTGAAGTTCATTAAGTTGTTTTGTCCTCTTTTTAAAACTATCTCCATAATTAAATCCTATTGCCGTGGATGCAATTATTATTATAATACATGCTAAAATCTTTAACATTTTAACGCTCCCATATTTTAGATTTATTTTTAAAATCATATATATATTCAACAGTACCTGCTCCATTATTACTACTCAATACTATTGCTCTTTTAAATACTTGATTTTCTACAATTTCTTTAAAAACTGGTCTCTTATATAAATCTTCTATTCCATATCCATGTATCGTAGTAATTAAATTTACTCCTGAATTTAATGCAAATAAAATACTATCCATATCTTTATATGTTCCAATTTCATCACATACAACAACATCAGGAGACATACTTCTTATTGCCATCATTATTCCTTGACTTTTAGGGCAACTATCTAAAACATCAGTTCTTAATCCTAGCTTTAATTGAGGTATTCCATTGTAACAAGCTCCTATTTCACTTCTTTCATCAATTACACAAACTTTTTTACCTACAAATGTCTTTTGTTTCATTCCATCAGAAATATTTCTTACAATGTCTCTTATTAAAGTAGTTTTTCCACATTTAGGAGGAGAAATTACTATTGTATTTATAACATTGTTATTTTTAGTAATAAAATTCATTAACGAATCAGAGCATCCTATAACTTCTCTACATATTCTTATATTTAGAGATGCTATACTTTTAATTGTCTTTACCTCATCTTTTTCTATAACACACCTTCCACATATTCCTATCCTATGACCTCCTCTAATGGTTATATATCCTTTTTTTATTTCTTCTTCAAAGGCATATATAGAATAGTTACTTATCCTTTGTACAATTGACTTTAAGTCTTCTCTACTAGGTATATATTTAAATATCATTTCTTCTTTCCCGTTTTCCAATACTAAGGGCTTGTCTGCTCTTATTCTTATCTCTTGAAGCTCTCCTTTCAATGAAGCTTCTGTAATAAAATTCTTTATACTTTCTGGTAAAATATTTAAAATTTCTTTCGTATCTATTTTTCTCATCTCCTTCCTTTATATCTATTTCTATTTTTGTTTATTCAAATTTATTCCATATTGATGTAAAATAATTTTAAAAAAAGACCATATAAATGTTTAATACATTCATATGGTCTTATTCCTAATTTTATTCATTATATATTTAAGAATCACTTGATGTTGTAATCAAATTATGGCAATTAGGACATGTTATTTTTTCTTTTTGTTTTACTATATCTTTATCAACATAAACGTCATCGCCGCAGTTAAAACATTTCAACTGAATGAAATTATTTCCTTCATCTTCACATAACTCATAGTCATCATCATATATGTCATCTTGTAAACTAGATAGATCTTCATCTATAGCATTTATATAATCTTCCATATCTTTTTGTGATTCAGATATTTCATCAACCTCTTCAGCTATAACTTTCAACACATTGATTATCTCAGTTAGCACTTTTCCTTCCTTAGTAGTGGTATCAATTTCCAGTCCATCTACTAGTCCATTAAGATAAGCTACCTTTGATATAATATCACTCACCATACCACATCCTTAAATTTATTTTGCCATTAGTATTCCTTAAACTCTTTCCATGTATTCTCCAGTTCTAGTATCTATCCTTATCATTTCGCCTTCGTTTACAAATATAGGCACATGAACTACCGCACCTGTTTCAACAGTAGCAGGTTTTAACACATTAGTAGCAGTATTACCTTTAACACCAGGATCTGTCTGTGTTATTTGTAATTCAACAAAGTTTGGAGCTTCTACTGAAAAAGCTTCTCCTTTATAGAATTTGATTATAGCAAACATATTTTCCTTTAAGAATTTAATAGCTTCTTCAACTTTTTCAAAATTTAAAGGAATTTGCTCAAAAGTTTCCTGATCCATGAAGTAATATAATTCTCCATCAGAATATAAATACTGCATTTCTTTTCTTTCTATTACAGCTTCTTGAAGTTTTGCTGTTGGGTTGAAAGTTGTATCAGTAACTCCTCCTGTTATAACATTTCTAAGTTTTGTTCTAACAAAAGCAGCTCCTTTTCCTGGTTTTACATGAAGGAAGTCTATTACAGTATACACTTGTCCATCTTGTTCAAAAGTAGTTCCTTTTCTTAAATCTCCTGCTGATATCATTTATGTATCCCTCCAAAATTTATTAATCATTTTTATATTATAACCCTTTCAGGTAATTATATACGGTTAGTCTATGCATATAAGCTTCTTTGTTGACTTTGACAATACTTCTGATCCATTTTCAGTAATTACAAGTAAATCTTCTATTCTAACGCCACCAAATCCTGATATATATATTCCTGGTTCATCTGTAACTACCATTCCTGATTCTAATTTTTGAGCATTTCTATATCCAACTATAGGTGCCTCATGAATTTGTCTTCCAACTCCATGTCCAAGGCTGTGTCCAAAATAATCTCCATAACCCTTTTGAGTTATATATCCTCTTGCAACTCCATCTACTTCAGTAACAGATACTCCAGGTTTATAAGCTTTCAAAGCTCTGTCCTGTGCTTCCAATACTATATTATACACTTCTATCATTTTTTCTGAAGGTTCTCCAATAACTATAGTTCTTGTCATATCAGAACAATACCCTTTATAAATGCATCCATAGTCAAGGGTTAAAAATTCACCTTTGTTAACTACCTTTTCTGTAGCTTCTCCATGAGGTAAACTTGATCTAACACCAGATGCTACAATTGAAGGAAATGATAAATCTGTAGCTCCTAACTTTTTCATATAAAATTCAAGTTCAAGACCTATCTCTCTTTCTGTCATTCCTGCTTTTATAAATTTAAGCATATGATCAAAAGCTTTATCCGCAATTTCCGCTGCTTTTCTTATTAATTGTAATTCTGATTCATCCTTGACAAGTCTTATTTTTTCAACCATTCCTCCCATAGGAATCAATTCACATTGAACTTTAGACTTATATATATTATAAGTAGCAACTGAAATTATATCCTCTTCAAAGCCAAGCTTTTTAATAGTATTATTTTTAACTAATTCACCTAAAAAGTCCTGAAAAGAAGTACCTTTATTATACTGAAGCACTTCATAATCTTTAACTTGCTGCCTTGCTTGTTCTGTAAATCGTGAATCAGTAATAAAAAATGCTTTATCATTAGTTATTACTGAAAAGCTTTCATTTCCTGTAAAACCACTTAAATAATTTCTATTACAATCTCCAACCAAAAGAACAGCATCCATGCCTTTTTCAGCCATTAATTTTCTAAGTTCCCCTATTCTCTTTTTAAACATATTAATTCCCCTCTACAATTCAAGCAAATTATAATATATTACTAATTTACCTAATTTTTATAAAATTATTCACTTATTTTCTTATCATATATCATTTAAATTTCTTCAATATAATAAGCCTTGTGGACAATGTTATTTTATCAAAACTTGTGATTATTTGCAAATACTATTAAATGTTTATATTTGCTTCTTACTCATTATTGGATTTAATTCTACTTTGAAAATTTCATGTTTATTTCAGTACCTATTTTGTTTTCAGGATCTTTTTCTATAAGTAAATTACTTACATCAATAAATCCATTTTTATTTTGTATTTTTTTCAATATGTCTTTTGTTTTTTCAACATCCCAATTACTTTCTACTTTAACTGTTGATACTTTATCATCTTTTTTATTATCAATTTCAGTTATTCTTACATCCTGTTGATCCTGCAAAAACTTTATAACATCGCTGCATTGAATTCTAGTATAAATTACTTGTTTATTTTTTCCTAATTGCTCTAAGTTACTTAACTTTGTATTACATTCAATTCTTTTATTAATTAAAAAATAGTTTTTTATCAATAATGTTATAAAAAAAATACAACATATGATTAATATAACTTTATATTTTTCTTCCTTATTCATGGTTCCAATCCCTTCTTATTATTTTAACTGTAACCTTATTTCTGATAAATTATCCTCATTTTTTTCCAATAAACTATCATCTTTATGTGAATCATTAACATATGTTATATTAAACTTATTTGTATCTTCAATTTTTTTTATAAATGCTGCAAAATCTACTGGATTTATATTAAATTTAATGTCTATATTTCTTTTTTCTATATTCAAACTTTTAAAATTAATATTTTTATAAATATCTTCTTCAAATTTTAAAAATGTATTTAAAGTTTCATTATTATTACTATGTAATTTAGTTTTTTTATCAGCATTTGCCTTTAATGAAACAATTTTTTCATTAGTTTCATAACTTATGGTATTTATCTTACTTCTATTTATCAGTATCATATCTATAAGTATTAAATCAAGAATAAAAAATATAATAATAAATATCTTTAAAATTTTTAATTTCTTTATTTTTATCTTTTCCAAATACCAATTAGGTAAAAAGCGTCCACAATTCACTTATATTACCTCCAACTTATCTTTACATATAGTTCCAAGATCATTACAATTATATTTTTTAGAAAGTGTTTTTACTATGTCTTGATAAGGTAAATTTAGAAAAAATATATTTTTTAAGTTTCTACTTACACCAGTTATTTTACATTTTTCTTTGAACTTATCCATAATCTTTTCAAAATTGTCTTTATGAAAATCTTGAACCACACTATTAGCAAATATCTTCCCATCCATGCATGCTAAAAGATAAAGTTTATTATCATACAAAAAAGCAAGAACATATTCACGTTCCTTAATTATTTTTTTATAATTATTTAAAATACAAAATTGTATAGGATATACACCTTTTACATTAGCACCTTTTTCTACACATTTTTCTATAATATTATCTTTATCCCAATTTAAGCAAAATACAATTATCTCCAAGCTCTTACCATTATCTTTAAATACATCATATGTAAACATTATGTTATCTATATCT harbors:
- a CDS encoding M24 family metallopeptidase → MFKKRIGELRKLMAEKGMDAVLLVGDCNRNYLSGFTGNESFSVITNDKAFFITDSRFTEQARQQVKDYEVLQYNKGTSFQDFLGELVKNNTIKKLGFEEDIISVATYNIYKSKVQCELIPMGGMVEKIRLVKDESELQLIRKAAEIADKAFDHMLKFIKAGMTEREIGLELEFYMKKLGATDLSFPSIVASGVRSSLPHGEATEKVVNKGEFLTLDYGCIYKGYCSDMTRTIVIGEPSEKMIEVYNIVLEAQDRALKAYKPGVSVTEVDGVARGYITQKGYGDYFGHSLGHGVGRQIHEAPIVGYRNAQKLESGMVVTDEPGIYISGFGGVRIEDLLVITENGSEVLSKSTKKLICID
- the efp gene encoding elongation factor P; translated protein: MISAGDLRKGTTFEQDGQVYTVIDFLHVKPGKGAAFVRTKLRNVITGGVTDTTFNPTAKLQEAVIERKEMQYLYSDGELYYFMDQETFEQIPLNFEKVEEAIKFLKENMFAIIKFYKGEAFSVEAPNFVELQITQTDPGVKGNTATNVLKPATVETGAVVHVPIFVNEGEMIRIDTRTGEYMERV
- a CDS encoding CD1247 N-terminal domain-containing protein; this encodes MSDIISKVAYLNGLVDGLEIDTTTKEGKVLTEIINVLKVIAEEVDEISESQKDMEDYINAIDEDLSSLQDDIYDDDYELCEDEGNNFIQLKCFNCGDDVYVDKDIVKQKEKITCPNCHNLITTSSDS